ACAAACGGCTCTGTTGTTCAAAGCGAAGATTTACAAAGATGAAGGTAATGGGCACAGACAAGAGTTCGCCTCTACGGGCCTGAAAGCAATCTCCTGATTTACGTTTCACGTAGAATGGATGATCACATTAGAATTACAAAAATCACATTCTTTGATCCAAGCAGGAATGGTGACTGGATGAGTGCAGCTCTAATTTCATACATACCGTGTTTGGGGTCCGGGTTAATGAGCAGATGCTCCAGAGGGGGCAAGGGCGTCAGAGCCGGGGAGGGACTCTCGCTCTCTGTGGTCTCCATGCCCTCGCCCTCCTCCCTGGCCATAGACCGGAGCTCACTGAGGGCCATTAATCCCAGGCTGGACTGGTTCTGATCCGTGTTCCTGCGATGGGGCTCTGATGCCAGGAGCTTCCGGCTGGACTGGACCGACACTAAACCTGGAGGAGAGATTTCTTTAAGATCAAtacaaacatttttaaaaggtgGGAATGAGGCTTAACAACAGAAAATTAGACATTTAAGTGAATCAGATATCATTAAAGGTAGGTTGTATAATCTAGTATTTACTTTCAAACTTAAAGATGgcgtgtgaatgtagtgagcgagtgaacgTCGGTGAACGCTGGGGCTACGAATCGACCACCAAGTTCAGCGTGAAGGAATAATGTAAAGCgcctttgagtgtccagaaaagcgttCTATAAAaccaatgtattattattaatatacaattaaaacagagctaaaacatttttttaaactgtagcTTAAATAACATCTGGTTGGTGAAACTCTTCTTTTTACAGCATGTTGATTATCTCAACGTTATCTTTAGTTTGAAGCAGGAAATACATGTTTTcacataaatgcacatttttacTGTAACACTGCAATTGAGAACTACAAGATAATTAAATTTACCTAAAATCTGGATTTCTcattctttatttaattttgctTTTTCTACTGGATGTTTCTCCGTTTGAAAGACTcaaattttaaaaaggaaaaaaggataCAAATCCAAAATAGTAATAAATCTTTTTAAAGAAGCGTCGTCGATCCTTCACCACGGTAACCAGAATCTCATTGATCAAACGCCATGTTGTAAGTCAGTGTCCTACTTCATTGTGACAAGAGAGGGCGCTACACACTCTCTGGTGTTTACCAGCCAAACTGGCATAAACAATGACGGGTGTGAAGAGAGGCGAGGGTGAGTTGAGAGAGTGGGTGGACAAAAGAAGATTGTGATTAAAGCACCCGAATCTGAACCAGAAAACCAAACGGTAAACTAATCCCCTCACCTTCCCACCTCCAGTCTGTTACTCTACCCCACCTCAGTAGCCTAACGCCACCTACTAGCCACAGCCTGGGGCAGCTctggctagtagcttaccagCACAAACTatagagtgaatgaataatgcacaatgtaaagcatctttgagtgttTATATAAAGCGCTCTATAAacccaatgcattattattatcatcaagATAAATAAAGCTGTGGTGGTAGCTATGAGGAAAAACCAAACACCAATTAATGTTCATATGTACATTTTCTGCACGTACGAAGGACAGAAAATTAAATGCAACATCAGAAAGAAGCAGTGTCGGCTGCCGTTTTCACTAACGTCTTGAAATACTTCAGATTTCAGGAGGAAACAATCAACACCGATGTTCCGtactttttcttgtttttttaaaattgatgattaaataaaacaaaatgtacttCTGTTTTATAATACAACCTGCCAAATATGGCCGGTAGCACAGGCGGATGACTTCcgtgttttttttcattcaatACCCAAACACAGTGGGTAATATGCCTTTTACATCAGGCTACTCCTGGTGTGCTCATGTGAGCCACTAATGATGAGCTTCTCCAGATGCCACAGAGAGCTGTTTGCCCCACTGAGCGGTGGGAACAGAGCTGAGGAGCCTCACCAACACCTGGCTGCAGTGAAGTGacaggagaaacacacacacacacacacacttgtattcGCTGTCTGAGTCCAGAGCAGCTGTGTGGGAGGTGATGAATGAGTGCGGCTCTTCTGATCGGGTGCAGCATCTCTCCCATTATTGCTCTCGTAGATAAGCAtcgtaaataaaatataaagcttCAACACGCTTCACACTTGATGCTTTGTTTAGCATCTGTAAGAAACCATTCATGAACCTCAACCTTTTCCATCTATGCACAGCTTCAGAGCCTTACTACCCGGTACCTTATATTAAACGGACGCGGTCTAATGCTTACTATTTTGGCTCTGCAGGTTGAAGAGTTGTGCCTCAACGCGAGCCAACTGGCCCTGCAGAGTCTCCACGGTGGCCCGGTGGTCATCCTGCtgtttcctcagctgctcctTATAGGTCTGGCGCTGGGCTTCAACTTGGGAAGACAGATCAGTGTGAGCCTGCGATACATCTGACTGCAGAGCCACCTTCTCCGACTGCAAGGCCAGCAGCCTGGAGGTGGAGAGTGGCAGGGAATTAGTGATAGCTAATTTAGTGGAGAAGGCATAAGACAGGAaagtgaaaaaagaagaatacgaAATACTGTAAAATATCTATAAATGTGAACGAAGTCTGAATAAATtaaagatgcaaacacacaatgcagcACGACGACTGAACCCACCGCTCtcggagctccgcctccttgtTGATGGTTTCTTGGAGgattttgttgtgtctttccgACAGAGTGTCATGTTCAGCCTGGAGCTGGTGCAGCTCTGCCGTGCTGCTCTGGAGGCTCTGGTTGCTCTCCGCCAGCCTGGACCTCAGCTGTTTTACCTGCTGGGTCAGCTGCTCCCTGCCAGAGACACCAGACGTACACActgattttacatttacacatgGTCCTCACAAGCTTGTAAATGCAAACAACATGCACTCTTAAGCACCACGttctatgttgttgttttttaccaATAATACTGTAACAGTTCCTATGGTAACAAATACTTCCCTTAGCATGCATACTCACAGTATCTTACTGACCTACCTCTCAAATTTACCAGAATCTCCTTCACTCTGCGTGGAATTCTTTGTCTTCTGCTGTTTGAGGACATTGTGAACTCGAACCTTGTAACTCTCAAACTCGCTGGAAGTCGCCATGAGTTCAGCCTGGAAAGATTAAATAGAGTGAATACCACAGTAAATCAATGTCAATTTCACTTTATGTAATTGTCTGGTCAGAAACTTCTCGAATATGAGCATTTTGTCTCCTTTATGTCACTGTATATGAAAAGCCCTTGGTCAAATGAAACAAGCCAGTAGAAGTCCTCACCTTGGGAATTTGGAAGTTGACATTATGAAGAccaaatgatcaaaaataacAGAGAAAacgttaataataatattatttgcAATGGTCTTTCTAAATAATGTACAGGAGCCCGCAGAccttcaataaataaatgaaagctgaAATGCGTCTACAGATGCTCTCGATGCACATTCAGAGTGGAGACAAACAGAATTTGAGTGGGGGGTGAGGGTACACCTTAGTCGCGtctctctcctgctgcaggCTGTCGATGCGTCGCTTCAGGGAGCGGTCGGTTCTTTGTTGCTGTTCCAGTGCAGACTTCAGTTGCCCCTGCTGACGGTGGCACTCTGCAGTCAGCTCGGACAGCTCGATCTTAATGCGCGACCACAAAGACACATTAATGTGCGAGACTGAATTGTTAATTTGTAAAATCAAAAAAGGATCACACAAAGAGGATTTGTTTGGATACCTTGAAGGTTTCTAGCTGCTGCTGGTTACCCTCCAGCTCTCCTTTCAGAGAGACCTGCACCAACAGAAGGGAACTTTcctgcatgtgtgcatgcacacaaaaacacgcaaaGCTAAAATTCAGATGCACAAAACAATGTACTCAAAGATGACGACACACAAATGTATTAAGTAACTATTCCCAACATTTTTAAGGCTTGCCTGACAGTCAGGCCCACGATTGCTTAATACTAACATTCACAATGCAGCGATGTTACACACAGTAGCAGGACATCCTGCAGGACACTTATAAAGTagaagagcactcagagagcgcctCGTCAATCAGACCTCAACCCCTATGACCCAACATTACACCTAAGAGAACACTCGGTTGTTAAATCAAGCAGTGGTTGAAAGTAAATCATTCCCGTAACCATTAGCTCTTAACCTTTTAGTAATGTACTGCACTGCgctgtgtttttaatgtaaCCTCTTGTTCTTTCTTATGTCTTGTGTCTCTAACCAGCCTAgggactgcggatgtaaattagcatttttgctaaaatccggcatatttacgtctattagatgcgtctgtatatatgttcattaatgtgcactgtccctatcaaataaatgaatacaaaaatatGTTAGTTTTAATCTGTTCTTTATTTCTTACAGAGGTAACTAACAAACATCTACAAACCTCTTTCTTGGCATCAGCCAATTCCATCTTGGTCTTAACCAACACTTGTTTTATCATTgacgtcttctcctcctcctggatcAGCTGGGACTTCAGATCCTCTGTACATACACAAATACAATACACACATTATGTTTCCAGGTTTTACTTATATTTCTTATGTTtcacttatttatgttttaatttgCTCATGCGTAGCACTTTTTTCTCAGCAACGGtggttttaaagtgctttataaagtTGAGTTGAGATTACAAgtggaggcacacacacacacacacacacacacacacacacacaccaacacacggCAGACAAATGgcagtgataaaaaaaaaaaggcattttggTGCACAACATTTTTACTAGTATATTACCTTCATGACAAAGCTTGAAAGGTGATTTGAGCACAGAGAAAGACATGAACGGCTCAAACTGTACGTACCCATTTCCTGTTTGCTCATATTCTCCTTCTGCTTTAGTGTGTTTATCTGAGCCTGTAGCTCCTCAGCACACTCGTTCCTATCTGCGAGTTTGGCATTGAGTTCTTTGACCAGGCGTTCGTAGTCGGCCATCTCCATGTCAAGCAGCGAGCTCTGTTGCGCTTCCTGGAGGCAGAGTGAACACACCACACCATCACAGGTCAAAACACTCTTTTTATCAAAggactgtatgtgtgtgtttgactggTGAGACACTTACATTTCAGGTTTTCAGGAAGGTACGTTTTTGAATACCATTATGCCTATAATTCTGGAGGTCATATATAATTCAGCAAGGTCATATTCTCATGGACATTTAAGGATTATCTCACTGAAGAGaagattttgaattttttgttgaatttatttttcaatcaaaTAAATTTTATAGTAAAAAGTACTATCATCATGTATTTTCATgcattactactattttaatgacACTCTGTGGGATCTTTGCCAAATAATGTGCAGAAGTAATAGTTGCTACTTATTGTTAATACTGTCAAATTATCTCAAACCGTAAAATAACTAGGATTCCCCATTACATGTGCACTTCAGTGAATGTAAACAGTTTTTAGAAACATGCATTTGAAATATTGCaattattttgaatatttaaaatgatacaaaaaatcataataaaaaTTCCCCAAATATCAAAAGGCACCTCTTCAGTACCGGTGATGTGCACCTTAAGTTCTATGAAAGTATACTATCTTCTGTCCTCCCagaaaatgaccccccccccccccctcccaaaaaaaaccccacaaagaTCTTGCAAAAGTGATAAGTACCACTTTATGTTATGATTGATGCGCGTGCTGTTTCATGAGAAATACTTAAAAGTTGTACCGTGGAAATGAAGTGTGGCAGACAGAGAGTTGAAAACGGACAGACAGAACACATTCCTAAATCCCACTCCTCACTGAGTTTGTGGCAAGGGAGGAAAAGCATTGCTTGATGGGCTGGACTAACAATGTGGCAGCACGAGAGAGTCAGACTTCCAGGCAGCTTCCAGTGCTCTGCTGTCCAATGTGGGTCTCCACtaatggaaaacaaacagcagctcatTTGCTGTAGGCTAAAATGGCTCTCTACCTTTGTGAGAGGCGCTGCTCTGGCCTCAGGTGGGCCATCACCGCCCAGTCGCTTGACTGGACAGGCCCTCTGAGACGTTAGTGCCTCAGAAGccgagcctgtgtgtgtgtgcgtgtgtgtgtgtgtgtgtgtgtgtgtgtgtaccttccGCAGTTGCTCGAGCTCCTGGACagtctgctgatgctgctgctgctgctgctgcttgcgGTGCTGGGCTGTcaactcctccacctccttcatggCAGACGACaaatcctggggggggggggcaaccaaaCACAGGGgttaaaattattttgtttatttatatattattatttatatttaatcagGCTTGACATCCCTCACTCTGCTTGTGATtcttcaaaattaaataaaaaaacagctaaaaTGCAAAGTAGACACAGAAGCAGAAGTTACATCTAGAACATAATAGCAATGGCCCTGCGATGAagtggcggctcgtccagggtgtaccccgcctcttgcccataggcacctgggagaggctccaggaAATACCGCgacccggataagcggttaagaagatgaatgcatgaatgaacacAATAGTAACACAGAGCATCTGCCGCTGCCTATTGCTACCTTAATCTTCTGCTCTTTCATGGATCTCTCCGTCAGCAGGTCTCTGTCCAGACCAGCCAACAGCCTTTGCAGTTCCTGGTTTTGGGCTTCCAGTTGCCTCGCTGTGTTCTTTGCGGCCTCGATACTGGCCAGCAGGTTTTCCTTCTCACAGCTCATCGTCTCATTCTGGAAACGCATCATCATTTTGTTACCATTCATTGCAAGTAATAAAGAGAAATCTCCATAAAAAGCAATGTTTTTAGAATCAGGCATTAACTATTAGAGAAAACACAATTAAATGGTAATTTATGAAATAAATGAGATAAATAAACATTCACATCCTGTGTATTCTCTGGTTTAAATGAAGGGTTCCATCAGCATGATCAAGCCTAGACTCTTAATAAACTACACCGACTCTACAAGGCAAGTTGATTAATGATGGGCTCCATTTCTGTACGTGCAAGGCTTTATTTGCTGATGTTACTGTTAAGATGATCTATTCTTGCTTAATGAGTATCATCTTTTACAATTCATCAGGGAAACTGAGATAATGCTCCTTTACGCATTTTTGTTCACCTCAAAGCAGACATGTTGGCAAACGCAGCAAACCCGCATGAACACACGCGACACATTTTAAAGTCATTCATGCAAAACTGACAGCAGCAAGCTCCAAGGGCTTTCACCACAAGGAACACTGAGCAGCACCAGCATCCCATCAGCTGTCAGCCAAACACCGAGTCTATGATTGGCTAACAGAGATGTCCAGACATACTCCAAGATCTGTGCCTCGCTTTCAgtcagtctgccccccccagaGATCCAGGAGCCCCCACAAGCATAAACCTGTGTTTTAGAAAACAGTGTTTCACTATGACACAGCAGATGGAGGCTATCCTCCGCTCCATTTACCTGCCTGTTGTTCTTTCATTGGAAACAAACAGTTATGAGCTTGGGGAGAGGAACGCatataaacaaaatgtatccCCAGCTCACCCAGACACGTCTGATTGGCTATTTGTGGGTGCTGGGCTGTCAAGCATAGTTGGGTAGAGTCTCGCTGACTGTAAATCAGAGGAGCTGTGCGAGACGCATGGCTGGACGGAGTAGCATTGCTTATATTTACTGGTGGTTGAGAgcggtttgtgtgtttgttagcaGTCATTTGTGGGCATGTGTGATTGAGTGTGTATCTCTCTTACCTGTGTGACAGCACTGCTGAGTCGTTTGGTCAAATCGCCAATCTGCTTCTCCCCAGCctccaccttctctctctccttatcAAGTtgctctgtctgcctgtcgtAATCTATCTGCAGGTtctacacacacattcattcgtTACTGGAGGCTCGGCGAAGGTAAACAGCACATCTCAGGTATCTGCCGCGGTACAGCCGAGTGCGGGATAAAGCTCTCATTAGTCGCAATAGagtggcttctttttttaatggggACACAGTTGTAAAGCACAGTGCTGCGTGCGAGCGGTTCATGAAGACCTCTGGGAAATATAACGTGCTAAAAGTCTGTGAGTGAGGATGCTTCCACTTGTCAATTAGTGAGGCATCATGAAGGCACGCAAATTAATCAAACGTTTAATGATCCAGACTGTCAGCTAATGCCGGGCTTctcttttggaaaaaaaaatattgtatcaTTACTTCAAGCTATTTTCAATCATGGAGGCAAAATAAAACTGTACATTTGTCTGTATATTGTCTCGATGCTTACATGCTAAACTCTACAGTGGCGAATGCATTACTGTTACATATTTATTAGTGCTAAATGATTTACCATAAAAGCAATGCACTTCTTTTTAATACATAATTGGGTAAATCAATTAACAGTGTTGTAAATATCCAAACGTCCAGCTTCATTTGTAAATATAATGGTGGCATTCCATCATAGTTCAATATAACTGACCTGAATTGAATTAATTCTCTAGGGAGAAAATTACGCGTGTAGGTTTTACTCATTCAGTACACTCATATAAGAGACATCTTTACACAAGTTCTTGATCAAATGTGCAGCAGAACCTGAACAGGATATTCCTGAGGCCGTTCTATGCTAGTTTCTTACCTTGTAGCCTTCCGCCCCCATGATGATATCCTTCATTGAGCTGTtcactttctccctctctgctttAAGTAACTCTACTTCCTCCTTGAGGGACGCACTCTGgataaaaaatacattctaGATTAATCTTTGTgtgataaaacatttgtattttgcaGTTTATTTCCTGCTGATTGTTCCAACACTAACATATAAATGTGTGTTACACCAACGTTTACTTCCTGCGGGAGTCTACCTCTTTCTTGCTGATGCCCAGTTCCTTCCTCGCTTTGATAGCTACAGCCTTGACCTTGTTCATCTTCTcatctttgtctctgtgttctTTCTCCAGTACAGCTGAGGGGACCAATTATTTGTTTCAGAGCAGGGTAATGGATGGTGGTTTAGAACCAGACATTAAAAAACATATTGAAATTGATCCCATCATAAACATGGCTAGATGTCACTTTAATACCTATTTTGTCTGCATTTTCctcagaggaaacagagaggacaCCAGGCTCCTGAGAGAGTGACTGAGGGAAAtagagaaatataaaaacaccatTATATGCGATTTaccagtgtttctttttttaagttatattAAATAGGGAGCTTTTTTTTGTCGCAGGCTACCAGTACTTAATATTCTTACTCGTATTTAATATTGACATCTTTTATAggataaatgaaaaatattattaaGTCCCACGTTATAAATACTTCCTCTCTAGCTATTTGTACATCCAaatcttaatttaaaaaaatcaacaacaatatTACACTATTTTTGAGTTGTACTCTGGAAACAAATGTGATGGACAGGAATGAAAATTACTATATTTCCCTTCTCGCTTCATTCATGGTGGGAGATACTACCTGCAATATTTCTAGAGCTGCaagaaatgttaaaattctGGAAAGTATTTGGTTGAATATTGGCTTACCGGTAATTTCAAACTCATTCATTGCCGTGActcattaaagaaaaacaaacaaacaaatgactaacatatggacacccttaaaTACCAAATTTCCATTTCTGATGGACTATTATTCTAAACAGAACCTGGCATCAGGGGCTCCACTTACCTGGAGTGCTTCCATCTCATTCCTCATCTGAGCGATGAGGGCATTTTTCTCTGTCAGCTGCCCCACgagctctcctctctccttctcctcttcttctttctctgtggTCATCAGAGAAATGTGCGTCTGcatttttttgctttcctcATTAAACAGCTCATTGACTGACTTCATCTCTTCCAGGTCTCTCTGAAGCCCTTCCATATCCTTCACCACCTCTTCCAGATTATTCCTCAGCATACTTCTCTCCTGTTCAAGGTCCGTGATATGAGCCTGGAGCTCCTTTTGCACCTCCTCTGTTGTTGCAGCCTCTTGAGCCTCCTGAAGACTACTCTTCAACTGACTCTTCTCCTTTTCCAGCTCATCTACACATGCTTGGAGCTCCACTACTTTTTCGGCAGAGTGCCTGAGAGCTTCAGACTGACTTTCCTGTAGAGCACTAATTGTGGTGCAGGTCTGCTCTGCGCCCTCTTCCAATGAACTTAACTTTGACTCAAGGCTGTACTTTTCCGATGTCTCCCGCTCTAGCTGAGCCTCCAGGGCCGCCAGCTTGGAGTCACAAAGTCCTCTCATTTCCTGGGTTTGGGAAAGCACAGTGGTCGCCTCTTCCAGTTTTTGATGGAGGTCATTGTTCTCCTCGGAGAGTTCTTTGATAGTCAACTCGAAAGCCTCTAAAGTCTCCTGCTTTCTGTTCACctcttctttcatctcctcttttaGATGTTGAACTTCATCCTTCTTCAGTTCCGTCAGCCTTTCtaattccttctctttctcctctaaCAGCCTCTCAATCTCGTTTGCTCTCTCAATGTTCAGTGTTTGCATTTGCTCTTCTCTGTGCTGATGCTGGGAGAGTATCGTTTCTCGTTCTTCAGTCAGAGTCTTGACCATCTCTTCTAGGTCACGAGTCACATGGTTCTTCATCTGCAGCTGGGAGAggacctcctccttctctctggcCAGGTCTTCCACGGAGTGTTTCAACTCGCATGCTAAAAATGTTTGCTCCTCCACAGAGGACTTCAGTTTCTGGTCCTCAACTGCTGAATCTTCAAGCTTCAATTTGAGGTCTTTGAGGTCTGTCAACAGGAGGTTCCTCTCCTCTGTAGCCTCTCTCACCCTCGTCAACAGCTCATCCCTCTCCTGACTGACTTGTTCCATCTTGTCTTTGAGTTCCTGAACAACATTGGTCCCCTGCTCCTTCATAGCTTGGTACTGAAGAACAAAATTCTTTGTCTTCTCACCCAGTTCCGTCTCCACACCTTGCAGTATCTCTCTCATGTGTTGACACTCAGCCAGGGCCGAATCTCTTTCTTTGACCAGTGTCTCACATTGGGACCTCAGCGCTTCTGGGGTCAAGCGGTTTTGCTCCCCAGGAAAAACGTCTAACTCTTTGGATTCATTGGAGAGCGTGTCCTTCAAGTCTCTGTGTGTTTCACTCTCTTGCTGCAAGTCTTCTTTGACTTCTCGACGGTCAGGAGCCAGGATGACAACCGGATCACCGGGGACAACTTCTCGGTTCATCTGCAGTTCATTGATTTTGAACTCCAGTTCTTCCTTCTCCACCTGGAACTCTTCCTTGGTCCTTTCCAGTTCTGCCTCAAGTTCACCTTTCACATTACTGAGCAGGGTGAGCTCATCCTGTAACATGGTGCTCTGTGCTTTAAGGTCTTCCAAGGTCGCTCTCAGTCTTCCTGTTtcagtctcctcttcatcaccataGCTAGAGTCAGCCTGAGTCCAGCTAGACAGCTCAAGCATTTTGGCAATCCCCGACCCTCGTGCAggttcttcatcttcctcttgaaCATCCTGCAGGTAACTGTCTGTAAAAAATAAGGGTACAGTTTGATGAGAATTGATTTGTATTTGCTATTCCATCAATTTGAAATCATATGCTCACAGAAAcatgtaatataaaatattacagTAAGTATACAATGACAAAATTTGAACATAaaatgagttttaaaaaaagattatgaATAAAAAGTACGAGTACTTGGACAGCAAAGAGTGAGTATTCAAAGCTAGCTTGTTCTTCCCCTtgcttgaaaatgtaaaattgcTATACCTTTGAGTGCAAGCTGCTCAGTTAGCTCCtcatggagcagcaggagacgctCCCTCTCGATTTCACAGTCCTCCTCCAGGGTCCTCATTTCCTCCTCGTGCTGCAGACTTTTCTGAGAGAGCTCCTCCTTCAGGTTCTCTACCTCCTGCTGTGCCTTGGTCAACGTCCCCTGGTGATTCTCCTGCAGCTCAATAATCTCCTGTGATTTCATCTCTTGCATCGCTTCCAGTTCATCTTGAAGTGTTTTCAGCTGAGCTTCTACGTGAAGACGGACTTCTTCGCTACCATCCCGTGCAGCGGCAAGATCGGCCTggcgctctcgctctctttcgcgctccctctccctttccttttcttctcgCTCTTGCAATAATTTCTGGAAATAATCCACCTCTTCTTGGTGTTTGCGGTTGGACGTCTCAATGCTGCTCTCTAGGGTCTCCATCTTCATTTGGTGATCTTCTACTACACGGTCAAGCTCTCCCTGCAGGACCGCTAGATCATCCTGTcccaaaacattattttgtttaGAATGCAGTATTGATATTCTGGTTTCATAATGACCATATATGCATCAACAAATGCACAAGGAATGGACATTGTCACAATATTAATATAAAGCAATGCCAAATGCAGTGAAAGTGGCTGAACAATCAGTATTAAACATCTATTAATACACAGTAGGGGTTGTATTTCACCTTAGCCTGTTGCTTATTCCTCTCCAGCTCTGTACAACATAGTCCAAGTCTTTGTTGAGTTTCTGCCTTCTCCAGTAGTAAGGTATCCATCCTCTCCGTCAGCTCCTGTTACAAgcacacccacaaacacacacatgattcaCACAATGCAAATAAAGCACAGCTGTTTTCCCTAcaccaaagaaataaaaaaatcccaCCAGGACTTGCTGGTCTGAAAACAAACCTGTATCAAGGTGGAGTCTTCTGAACTGCTGTTTTTGTTATTGGATTGCTGATTGAGAGATTCGACCTCCTTCTCCAAATCTACAAAGGGAAACGGCGTCACAATACTTGCACATGATTGGACTGCAAGAAATCAAACACAGGCTTTTGATAGGGACCTGCACATCTGCTCTTCAATTTCTGCATGGCAGCCATCTGCTTCTTGGCAAACTTGATAAGTTCGTCTTTATGCAGTGTATGCTGAGAATACAAATATAGTAAAAGCGAGGTATGAGtgtttacaaatatatatatccatCCGCTGCTGTGGTCCTGACACGCAAAATAAATCTCATTTCTATACATTTTAATGTGCTGTAGATATGCAATACCGTTGACTTGGCTTCAGTGGCCGGTGATTGAGCCGCAGACTCCGGCCCACTACTAGCCTGGTCCTGTTTCAGCGAGATTAAAAGAAgaaatcacaaaacaaaactagcaCAGATCTCACAATTGAACAAACATATTCAAAAGCTAAACGTTGATTA
This region of Brachionichthys hirsutus isolate HB-005 chromosome 12, CSIRO-AGI_Bhir_v1, whole genome shotgun sequence genomic DNA includes:
- the LOC137902422 gene encoding GRIP and coiled-coil domain-containing protein 2 encodes the protein MEDQASSGPESAAQSPATEAKSTHTLHKDELIKFAKKQMAAMQKLKSRCADLEKEVESLNQQSNNKNSSSEDSTLIQELTERMDTLLLEKAETQQRLGLCCTELERNKQQAKDDLAVLQGELDRVVEDHQMKMETLESSIETSNRKHQEEVDYFQKLLQEREEKERERERERERERQADLAAARDGSEEVRLHVEAQLKTLQDELEAMQEMKSQEIIELQENHQGTLTKAQQEVENLKEELSQKSLQHEEEMRTLEEDCEIERERLLLLHEELTEQLALKDSYLQDVQEEDEEPARGSGIAKMLELSSWTQADSSYGDEEETETGRLRATLEDLKAQSTMLQDELTLLSNVKGELEAELERTKEEFQVEKEELEFKINELQMNREVVPGDPVVILAPDRREVKEDLQQESETHRDLKDTLSNESKELDVFPGEQNRLTPEALRSQCETLVKERDSALAECQHMREILQGVETELGEKTKNFVLQYQAMKEQGTNVVQELKDKMEQVSQERDELLTRVREATEERNLLLTDLKDLKLKLEDSAVEDQKLKSSVEEQTFLACELKHSVEDLAREKEEVLSQLQMKNHVTRDLEEMVKTLTEERETILSQHQHREEQMQTLNIERANEIERLLEEKEKELERLTELKKDEVQHLKEEMKEEVNRKQETLEAFELTIKELSEENNDLHQKLEEATTVLSQTQEMRGLCDSKLAALEAQLERETSEKYSLESKLSSLEEGAEQTCTTISALQESQSEALRHSAEKVVELQACVDELEKEKSQLKSSLQEAQEAATTEEVQKELQAHITDLEQERSMLRNNLEEVVKDMEGLQRDLEEMKSVNELFNEESKKMQTHISLMTTEKEEEEKERGELVGQLTEKNALIAQMRNEMEALQSLSQEPGVLSVSSEENADKIAVLEKEHRDKDEKMNKVKAVAIKARKELGISKKESASLKEEVELLKAEREKVNSSMKDIIMGAEGYKNLQIDYDRQTEQLDKEREKVEAGEKQIGDLTKRLSSAVTQNETMSCEKENLLASIEAAKNTARQLEAQNQELQRLLAGLDRDLLTERSMKEQKIKDLSSAMKEVEELTAQHRKQQQQQQHQQTVQELEQLRKEAQQSSLLDMEMADYERLVKELNAKLADRNECAEELQAQINTLKQKENMSKQEMEDLKSQLIQEEEKTSMIKQVLVKTKMELADAKKEESSLLLVQVSLKGELEGNQQQLETFKIELSELTAECHRQQGQLKSALEQQQRTDRSLKRRIDSLQQERDATKAELMATSSEFESYKVRVHNVLKQQKTKNSTQSEGDSGKFEREQLTQQVKQLRSRLAESNQSLQSSTAELHQLQAEHDTLSERHNKILQETINKEAELRERLLALQSEKVALQSDVSQAHTDLSSQVEAQRQTYKEQLRKQQDDHRATVETLQGQLARVEAQLFNLQSQNKISPPGLVSVQSSRKLLASEPHRRNTDQNQSSLGLMALSELRSMAREEGEGMETTESESPSPALTPLPPLEHLLINPDPKHEPFVWTVEPTKEELNQKLSTATRSLEHMNGLLHETEATNAVLMEQITLLKSEVRRLERNQEREKSVANLEYLKNVLLQFIFLQSGSERQALLPVIHTMLQLSPEEKSKLSAIAQGEEEGSGNRGSGWTSYLHSWSGIR